The Amblyomma americanum isolate KBUSLIRL-KWMA chromosome 6, ASM5285725v1, whole genome shotgun sequence genome has a window encoding:
- the LOC144093775 gene encoding uncharacterized protein LOC144093775 isoform X1 has product MLPFLVLLLCVAGELCCAQRFPASNVIHTEQSAQATTVDEVNDYVDVVLSELSQHIQTPYRPRDSYNKTVAGRPEIWAYFGDIFITGYNKLEREGNCAHEEHSLATGITIRCNLTTKELRVDITGTLKHSTYPPRGVRASGVFTNPHMSMKIAVEPWKEMNVTLRLRLSVPQVKVVNLGEEFKFNSIRLGYRDEIISIIKSSQADLEEDMKKAADSEIIPYKRK; this is encoded by the exons atgcTGCCTTTCCTTGTCCTTCTCCTGTGTGTTGCCGGTGAGTTGTGTTGTGCGCAACGGTTTCCTGCCAGCAATGTAATCCATACAGAGCAAT CCGCTCAGGCCACGACAGTGGACGAGGTCAACGACTACGTGGACGTCGTCCTAAGCGAGCTGTCGCAGCACATCCAGACGCCGTACCGGCCCAGGGACAGCTACAACAAGACGGTGGCGGGCCGACCCGAGATATGGGCCTACTTCGGCGACATCTTCATCACCGGCTACAACAAGTTGGAGCGAGAGGGAAACTGCGCCCACGAGGAACACTCGCTAGCCACGGGTATCACCATCCGCTGCAACCTGACCACCAAGGAACTGCGCGTGGACATCACGGGCACGCTCAAACACTCCACATACCCACCACGCGGGGTGCGCGCCAGCGGTGTGTTCACAAACCCTCACATGAGCATGAAGATCGCCGTCGAGCCCTGGAAGGAGATGAACGTCACCCTACGCCTTCGCCTCTCCGTGCCACAAGTCAAGGTGGTCAACCTCGGCGAGGAGTTTAAGTTCAACAGCATCCGGCTCGGCTACAGAGACGAGATCATATCCATCATCAAGAGCTCTCAGGCGGACCTCGAGGAAGACATGAAGAAGGCCGCCGACAGCGAAATCATCCCCTACAAGAGGAAGTGA
- the LOC144093775 gene encoding uncharacterized protein LOC144093775 isoform X2, translated as MLPFLVLLLCVAAAQATTVDEVNDYVDVVLSELSQHIQTPYRPRDSYNKTVAGRPEIWAYFGDIFITGYNKLEREGNCAHEEHSLATGITIRCNLTTKELRVDITGTLKHSTYPPRGVRASGVFTNPHMSMKIAVEPWKEMNVTLRLRLSVPQVKVVNLGEEFKFNSIRLGYRDEIISIIKSSQADLEEDMKKAADSEIIPYKRK; from the exons atgcTGCCTTTCCTTGTCCTTCTCCTGTGTGTTGCCG CCGCTCAGGCCACGACAGTGGACGAGGTCAACGACTACGTGGACGTCGTCCTAAGCGAGCTGTCGCAGCACATCCAGACGCCGTACCGGCCCAGGGACAGCTACAACAAGACGGTGGCGGGCCGACCCGAGATATGGGCCTACTTCGGCGACATCTTCATCACCGGCTACAACAAGTTGGAGCGAGAGGGAAACTGCGCCCACGAGGAACACTCGCTAGCCACGGGTATCACCATCCGCTGCAACCTGACCACCAAGGAACTGCGCGTGGACATCACGGGCACGCTCAAACACTCCACATACCCACCACGCGGGGTGCGCGCCAGCGGTGTGTTCACAAACCCTCACATGAGCATGAAGATCGCCGTCGAGCCCTGGAAGGAGATGAACGTCACCCTACGCCTTCGCCTCTCCGTGCCACAAGTCAAGGTGGTCAACCTCGGCGAGGAGTTTAAGTTCAACAGCATCCGGCTCGGCTACAGAGACGAGATCATATCCATCATCAAGAGCTCTCAGGCGGACCTCGAGGAAGACATGAAGAAGGCCGCCGACAGCGAAATCATCCCCTACAAGAGGAAGTGA